In bacterium, the genomic window CTGTACCGAGCCAAGCGAGATGCGGAGGCGGCGAGCCGAGCCAAGAGCACCTTCCTGGCCAACATGAGCCATGAGCTGCGCACTCCCCTCAATGCCATCATCGGCTACAGCGAGCTGTTGGAGGAGGAGGCAGAGGACTCGGGCTATCAGGAGATGCTGCCCGACCTGCGAAAGGTCCACGCTGCCGGGAAGCATCTGCTAACTCTGATCAACGACATCCTGGACCTGTCGAAGATTGAGGCCGGTAGGATCGACTTCTACCTCGAGAGCATTGACGTGCTGCACACGGTACAAGAGGTCGTCAGCACGGTGGCTCCCCTCGCGGACACGAACGAGAACCGGCTGGAGCTACGGCTGGCGGACGAACTGGGCAGCATGTACACCGACCTCACGCGGCTGCGCCAGTGCCTTTTCAACCTGCTGTCGAACGCCTGCAAGTTCACGCGCCAGGGCACAGTGACGCTGGAGGTGACGCGCGAGCACGAACCGGCGGGTGACTGGCTGGTCTTCGCCGTCGCGGACACCGGCATCGGCATGACGCCCGAGCAGATCGGCAAGATCTTCGAGCCCTTCACACAAGCCGACGCCTCCTCCACCCGCGACTATGGTGGCACCGGCCTGGGGCTGACCATCACGCGACGCTTCTGCGAAATGCTCGGCGGGTCTATCGCGGTCGTCAGCGAACCCGGACAGGGCTCCATCTTCACAATCCGGCTGCCGATCGAGGCCGCGCCGACCGTGCACGAAGTGCCGGGACTTGTCGAGGTGCCGCTGGCGGAGCCGGTGCTGGATGGAACAGCCACCCGCGTCCTGGCCATTGATGACGACCCGAGCGTTCTGGAGTGGATACAGCGCGCCCTGGGACGAGCGGGCTATCAGGTGCTGACCGCGAGGAGCGGCAGAGAGGGCCTGGAGCTCGCGCGCGAGGCGCGGCCCCACGCCATCACCCTCGATGTGCTCATGCCGGAAATGGACGGTTGGGCCGTGCTCACGGCTTTGCAGGCTGACTCCGAGTTGGCCGACATCCCGGTCGTGGTGATGACCGTGCTGGAAGAGCAGAACATGGGCTATGCCCTGGGGGCTACGGAGTACTTGACCAAACCGGTGGACCGCAGCCGCCTGCTGGCGGTGCTGGACCGCTACCGTCACGAGGTATGTGGTCACCCGATCCTGATTGTGGATGATGAGCCGGGCGCTCGCGAGATGCTGCGGCGGACCGTGGAGAGAGGCGGCTGGACGACAGTGGAGGCCGAGAACGGCCACGCGGCCCTGCAGCGGATGGCGGATATGGAGCCCGGCCTGGTCCTGCTGGATCTGCTCATGCCGGTCATGGATGGCTTTGAGTTCCTCGAGGTGGTGCGCACCCGTGAGAAGTGGCAGGCGCTGCCGGTGGTTGTGGTCACGGCCAAGGAGTTGACCGACGAGGACCGGGAGCGACTCAGTCACCAGGCGCAGCAGGTCATGCAGAAGGGCGCCTACAGCAGCGAGGAACTACTGCGGGTCATTGGTCGGTTGATCCCCACGCGCAGCAGGGAGACCGACTGACACCGAGCCCAGGACGAGTGACGGTGGCAACGTCCGCTGCCGTGGCAGTGTGCCGGGGTGCAGGGCGGGCCTTCATTCCTGACTGGAGGGTTTGACGGTGCCAAGGATCCTGCTCGTCGAGGACAATGAGGAAAACCGCGACATGCTGTCGCGCCGCCTAGTGCGCGAGGGCTACGACCTCATTACGGCCGTGGACGGGGCGCAGGGGGTGACGATGGGGACGGCCGAACAGCCGGACCTGATCCTGATGGACATGAGCCTCCCCGTGCTCGATGGCTGGGAGGCTACCCGCAGGCTGAGAGCCGCGCCGGAGACGGCGCACATCCCCGTCATCGCCCTCACGGCCCATGCCATGGCGGGGGATCGTGAGAAGGCCCTGGCAGCCGGCTGTGACGACTACGACATCAAGCCGGTGGAACTGCCCCGTCTGCTCCGGAAGATGAAGGACCTGCTGCAGGGGAGCTCACAGTGACATCTCCCCAGAAGCCCGCAAGCGACGACCGACAGGAGCCAGGCGATGGCGCGTCCGGTGCGGATGAGGCGCGAGCTCACGACGCGCTCATCAGCCACCTCCGTCACGAGTTGCGGACTCCTGTCAACGCCATCCTGGGCTACGGCGAGATGCTCCTGGACGACCTCCAGGAGGCAGCGGACCGCGATGAGCGACACCAGCGCGTTGCCGCAGACCTGGCGCACATCATCGGCGCCGGACGCGGCCTGCTGGAAGTCATCAACAGCGTGCTGCACGCCGACCTCGTCGAGGAACGGGGGAGCGACTTCGACGTGGCAGCGGCCGGCGCTCAGATCCGGCACGAGCTCCGCGACCCCCTGAATGCGATCGTGGGCTACTGTGAGCTGCTACAGGAGGATGCGCCGGCAATTGGCCGTAAGGAGATGCTGCCGGATCTGGAGCGCATCCATACGGCTGCCCGCAAGCTCGAGAGCCTCATCGAGAACCTCGTGGGCTTCACGCGGGCAGAGGCTGTCGGCGCCGAGCCGGCGCCAGTGAACGTCGAACTCGTAGACCTGGTGCAAACAGCCGTCAGCGCCGGTCAGACAGCCGCCGCCAGGCCGAGCGAGACGCCCGGCGGGCTGGTGCTGGTCGTCGACGACAACGAGATGAGCCGTGACGTGCTGCGCCGACGGCTGGTGCGCGAAGGCTACTCCGTCGTTGAG contains:
- a CDS encoding response regulator, producing MPRILLVEDNEENRDMLSRRLVREGYDLITAVDGAQGVTMGTAEQPDLILMDMSLPVLDGWEATRRLRAAPETAHIPVIALTAHAMAGDREKALAAGCDDYDIKPVELPRLLRKMKDLLQGSSQ
- a CDS encoding response regulator, yielding MPDQFRPIFDVAQRHVAEYFADKQETPQQGTIEIGGERYVLVRAASMSVEFFDLVMALYADRGKAAAASIAASFLFDVAHAIGKADAKVFHQKMGLVDPIEKLSAGPVHFAYSGWAFVDILPESSPSPDNDFYLIYDHPFSFESHSWLTKGRQTTFPVCVMNAGYSSGWCEESFGIQLVATEVECKAKGDKHCRFIMAPPGRIVDHIARYAEQSRARGGAEAFTIPEFFGRKRVEEELYRAKRDAEAASRAKSTFLANMSHELRTPLNAIIGYSELLEEEAEDSGYQEMLPDLRKVHAAGKHLLTLINDILDLSKIEAGRIDFYLESIDVLHTVQEVVSTVAPLADTNENRLELRLADELGSMYTDLTRLRQCLFNLLSNACKFTRQGTVTLEVTREHEPAGDWLVFAVADTGIGMTPEQIGKIFEPFTQADASSTRDYGGTGLGLTITRRFCEMLGGSIAVVSEPGQGSIFTIRLPIEAAPTVHEVPGLVEVPLAEPVLDGTATRVLAIDDDPSVLEWIQRALGRAGYQVLTARSGREGLELAREARPHAITLDVLMPEMDGWAVLTALQADSELADIPVVVMTVLEEQNMGYALGATEYLTKPVDRSRLLAVLDRYRHEVCGHPILIVDDEPGAREMLRRTVERGGWTTVEAENGHAALQRMADMEPGLVLLDLLMPVMDGFEFLEVVRTREKWQALPVVVVTAKELTDEDRERLSHQAQQVMQKGAYSSEELLRVIGRLIPTRSRETD